GCCGGCCGGCTACCAAAGCAGCAATACTGCTGTAGCTACGGTGAGTGCTACCGGTCAGGTGAGTATTTTGGGTACAGGAACGGCAATCATTACAGCAAATCAGGAGGGTGATAACAATTATGGTGTAGCAACACCTGTCAGTTTTACCTTACAGGTGGCAAAGAAAAGGCTCTCAGTGACGGCAAACGATTTCAGTAAAACCTATGATGGCATTGCCTATGTTGGTGGAAACGGAGTTAGTTTTAATGGTTTTGTAAATGACGATTCACCGGCAGCATTAGGGGGCAACTTAGCCTACGGCGGTACTGCTCAGGCTGCAGTTAATACAGGTACTTATTCGATTACGCCGGGTGGACTATCCTCTGGAAATTACGATTTCGACTATAAAAATGGTACGCTGAGCATTGTACAGTCCGGGGCAAATGTTATTACGTTCAACAGTCAGGTACCAGGCGCTAATTTGCAATTAACCTATGGCAGTGCAGACGTTAATGCTTCGGCAATTTCTTCTTCGGGGCTAATCGTCAGCTATGTGAGCAGTAATCCGGCAGTTGCTGCTGTAAATGCCTCGGGGGAGGTACAAATTTTGTCAGCTGGTGCAGCAACCATTACAGCCAGTCAACCGGGTGATGTCAACCACGCCGCGGCATCCCCGGTAAGTTTTAATATAAATGTTGTACAAAAAGCATTAACCATTACTGCCAACAATTTTAATAAAATGTACGACGCGCAAAGTTATTCAACTGGTAATGGTGTAAGCTATAATGGTTTTGTAAATGGAGAAAATGAACAAAATTTGCAGGGCGCATTAAGTTATACCGGTACGGCAATTGGGGCCAAAAATGTGGGTAGCTATTTCATCACACCGGGAGGATATACTTCCGCAAATTACGCCATTACCTATCTGGATGGCAGTCTTACAATCACTAAAGCCAACTTAACGGTTATGGCTGATGCGAAGACTAAAGTATTTGGAACGGCAGATCCTGCTCTGACTTATAAAGTCACAGGTATGGTCAATAATGATGCGGCTACTGTAGTAACAGGAACATTGAAACGTGCAGCAGGAGAGAATGTAGGAACGTATGCGATCAGCAATAACGATCTGACCGCTTCTAACTATACGATCACCTATACAGGAGCCAATCTTACCATTACGAAGGCAACTGTTACAGGTATCACGTTAAGCGATGCCAGTTTCACTTACGATGGAAGTTCTAAATCTATTCTTGTAACTGGTACTCTTCCTTCAGGTACAACCGTGAGTTACACCGGTAATAATCAGACAGCTGCCGGCAGCTATCCGGTTACGGCTAATATAGACGGAGGTATCAATTATAATAACCTCTCTCTGCAGGCTACATTGAAGATCAATAAAGCCAAACAGGTGATTAGCTTCAAAGAAATCCCTGCGGTGTACCGCGATGCAGGTCAATTGACACTTGATATTACCAGCAACAGCCCGCTGCCGATCCGTATCTACAGTGATAATACCTTAGTTGCTGAAGTTACAGGTAATCAGGAGGTGACCGTGAGAGGAGTAGGTTTAGCCCTTATCCGTGCAGAGCAGGCAGGAGATGCAAACTATATCGCAGCTGATGCGGTGACCCGTGAACTTCGTGTCCGCAATGAAGACGGAGCTAAATTACCGGTACGTGTACATCCTGCAGTTTCACCAAACGGAGATGGTATCAACGATTACCTTCGTATCGAGGGCATAGATGAATATCCGGAGAACAAAATCGGAATCTTTGATGCCAACGGTAACCTGGTTCAGGAACTCAAAGGGTACGATAACCATAGCAACCGATTTGACGGTTACAAGGAAAGTCGTGCAGTCCCTGCCGGTACATACTTCTATATGCTTGAAGTAAAGATCAACGGTAAATGGGTTTATGACAAAGGCTTCTTCGTTGTCAGATATTAATCAGAGGAAATCTGTGTTGCAGCTCCAGGATGAGCTGTAACACCGGATTTCTTTAGTAGAGTAACAGTATAAAAAAACAGAAATAACAAGGGCTATGAACTTGAAAAAGATAATATCAGGCACGTTATCGTTACTATGTGTCAGCCTGGCCTTGGGTCAGCAATATATCGATCCGGCGCTTTCCGGTTCGTTTGGGAAGATGCTGAATCCGAGTTACAATGCATTGCTGAAAGGAGGCGAAGGAGATGCAGCGCTTCTTTACCGTTACCAATGGGCCGGAGTTGACGGAGCTCCCAAGAGTATCTGGTTCAACGGTAATATAGCTGTTGGTAATCGCGGCATTGCTTTAGGTGTAAATTTCAAACAGTTTAAGATCGGTGTTGAACGCAGTACAGAAGCCTCGGCGAATTTTACCAAAACACTTCAGATCTCAGATGAGGAATACATTGGTCTGGGAGTGAACCTGGGCTACACGCAGCAGCGTGGAGATTACAGCTCCCTTGATCCGGGTGATCCTGCCTTTCAGACGGAACAATACGGAACATTGTTGTACGGATTGTCAGCGTCATTAGTGAGACCTGATCGATATTATGTAGGCGTGTCTATGCCACGTTCTATTTTCGGATCAAAGGAATCCAACTATGTGCGTCAGTTTGGTCGTGACAATACGTTTTACGTATCCTCGGGAGTGATCTTTGATCTGGACAATCAGATGTACATCCGTCCGAGTTTACTGGCGAGCTACCGTCCTGTTACAGGGGTTCAGTTTGATGGTACAGTGATGTTATTCTTTCATGAGAAATTTGGTATCGGAGGAGGTTACAGACAGCGTGGAGATCTGATGGGAATGGCTGAATTCAATCTGGGCAGACTTCGGGTCGCTTACAGTTATCAGCAGAACCTGAAGAACAGTGATTTGAACCGTTACATCGCTAACAGTACCCATGAACTGGGACTGTCTGTGCGATTCGGAAATCAAAGCAGATCAAGATTGTAATTATAACATATCCTATATTAAATAGGAAGGGTTCTGAAATTAATTTCAGAACCCTTTTTTATTTCTCCTAACCCGTAATTGCAACAAAAGTGAAACTTATAAACTTTATTAACCTCTTAAACCTTATAAAATCCCTTGTCAACCTTTTATGTATCTGCAAAAACAATTCCCTCTCCTTTTTAAGGAGAGGGTTAGGGTGAGGTTCTGAAATTGTAATATCAACCTCTGCTTTTTGGAGTTGCCTTCTAATGAAATTCTAATATTTTTCTAAAAGATCTCTAACAGCTCCCTGACAGTAGCTGTTTTACTTTTGCAACGTCAAAAAATAAAACAACATGGATTCAGGTCCCTATTATCTTATTCACAAGCTGACAGCTTAATCCGTACTGTTCTTGAGGGAGCGTACCTAAGCTCCTGTTTGTATTATACAAAAGAACAATGAACACACTCGATTTTACTATTCGTCTGGCACTATCCCTGTTATTGGGAGCTTCTATTGGTTTTGAGCGTCAATGGAGACAGAAGAGTGCCGGTCTGCGTACCAATACACTAGTTTCCCTTGGATCAACTGCTTTTATCCTCTTATCAGTCAGTATCGGTGGAGACGCTACCGGAAGAGTCGCTTCCTATATTATCAGTGGTATAGGTTTTCTCGGTGCGGGAGTAATTATGAAAGACGGGATGAGTGTGCAGGGGCTTAATACTGCTGCTACTATATGGTGTTCTGCTGCCATAGGCTCACTTGTAGGAGTGGGACTATATAGGGAGGCCATTATTCTCAGTTTTTTTGTAGTACTGATTCATTTGCTTATGCGTCCGTTAGGTCAGCGCATCGGACAATCTCATTTTATCAAATCGTCCCTGATTCAGACAGACTATCGTTTTTCGATTATCTGCAGGGCCGAAGTGGAAAACCATATCCGTATTCTTTTGCTCCAGCAACTGGGCAATCATGAAAAGCTACTGCTCAAATCATTGAGCAGTGACGATTATGAAGATCCTCAGAAAGCTATAATTACAGCAGAGATACATGCAGCATCACAGCAGGACAGCATTATGGAACGTGTAGCCAGTTTGTTAACTATAGAAGAAAAAGTAACAAAGGTAAGTTGGGAAATTATTGGCACACAAAGCGATTTATAATTTTCTATATGTTAAAGTGATAATGTATTTAATAGTATGTATGTGTAATATAATTAGCTGCATAAGATTATTTTTTAAGTATAATTCCGGTTCGTAATAAAAGATTGAAAAATGAAAAACAAGAATATAATTGTACCAAAAAAAGCGAATGAAACATTCAGCAGATCAGGAATGAATGAAGGAACAGCAATTAAACTTCATAATATCGCCAGGCAGGAAGACCAGTTTATTTATGCTATGATGGAGAGTTCTGCCGAAGGTATTACATCTGCTACAGCAAAGGACAGAACACAAAGATTCGGGAAAAATGTCGTACAGCATGATCGTGCACCTTCATGGTTGAAACAACTTATACAAGCTTTTGCTAATCCGTTTATATTGATTTTACTTGTGATTGCACTTATATCTTTTGTATTGGATATATGGATGGCTTTACCGGAAGAACGTGATTACAAGACGGTGATAGTGGTATTCACGATGATGATGATAAGTGTACTGATGCGTTTTGTGCAGGAGTACAGAAGCAACAGAGCTGCCGAACAACTAAAAAGTATGGTTAAGACCACAGCTACTGTTTTGCGTAAATATAGTGGTAAGCACGAACGTCTTATTGAAGAATTGGTGCCGGGTGATGTTATTTTCCTGTCAGCCGGAGATATGATACCAGCCGATTGCAGGATATTGCATTGTAAAGATCTTTTTGTGAGTGAAGCCATGCTTACCGGAGAAGCTCTTCCAGTTGAGAAGAACTGGCTGCCAGTACAACATGCCGACAAGTGTTCGCCAATAGAGATTTCCAATATCTGTTTTATGGGAACTAATGTAATCAGTGGCTCTGCGTCTGCGATAGTAGTGGCAACTGGAGGTTCAACTTATTTCGGAACGATCAGCAAAACAATTGTGGGTGAACGTCCGGAAACCGCCTTTGATAAGGGAGTTAATAAGGTTAGTTTTCTGCTTATCCGATTTATGTTGGTCATGGTTCCCGTTATTTTTCTCATCAATGGAGTGTTGAAAGGTGACTGGATGAATGCCTTACTGTTTGCTGTGGCAGTGGCTGTAGGGCTTACACCCGAAATGTTGCCGATGATCGTAACAGCTAATCTGGCAAAGGGAGCCCTGAATATGAGTAAACGTAAGGTAATTGTCAAAAGACTCAATGCTATACAGAATATAGGTGCAATGGACATCCTGTGTACAGATAAGACGGGTACACTTACGATGGACAAAATTGTATTAGAAAAACATCTCAATGTATACGGAGCCGAAGATGATGAAGTGTTGAAATGGGCTTATCTGAACAGTTTCCATCAGATGGGTTTAAAAAATCTGCTGGATAAAGCGGTATTAGAGCATGTGGAATTACATGATTATCTGAAGGTGGAAGAGCATTATGTTAAGATTGATGAAATTCCGTTTGATTTTCAGCGACGCAGAATGTCCGTTGTTCTTAAAAATGCAAATGGCAGTCACTTATTAATCTGTAAAGGAGCGGTAGAGGAGATGCTTAGTCTTTGTACACATACTTTCGATCCTGGCGAGGATCGCAGTATTCATAGAGAGCAGGATAATGTTGTGGCTATGAATGATACTATGCGGAAACAGGTGTTGCGTACGGCCCGTGAACTCAATGAAGACGGATTGAGGGTGCTGCTGGTTGCGATACGTGAATTTGATGGCAATCACCCGCTTACTTACGCTGTTGAAGATGAAAACAAACTTATTCTGACAGGTTTTATTGGTTTTCTGGATCCGCCAAAGCCTTCAGCAGCTCCCAGCATAAAAGCTTTACAGGAATTAGGTATAGCTATAAAAGTGCTGACCGGAGATAACGATATCGTAACCCGAAAAATATGTCGGGAAGTCGGCATTCCGATCCGAAATATTATGCTTGGTGATGAACTTGATCTGCTGTCTGCTGAAGAACTGAAAATACAGGTAGATGATATCTCCGTATTTGCCAAACTAAGTCCCATGCAGAAAGTAAGAGTTGTACAGGTGCTCCGGGAGAAAGGACATACTGTAGGTTTTATGGGTGACGGTATCAATGATGCTGCCGCTCTCAAAGAATCTGACGTGGGTATCAGTGTGGATACTGCTGTAGATATAGCCAAAGAAAGCGCTGATATTATTTTATTGGAAAAAGACCTTACCATACTGAGAAAGGGAGTGATTTACGGCAGAAGAACGTTTGGTAATATTGTCAAGTATATCAAAATGACTGCAAGTAGTAATTTCGGTAACATGTTTAGCATGTTGGGAGCCAGCGCATTTCTGCCTTTTCTGCCCATGTTGCCTGTCCAACTTCTGGTTCAGAATCTGTTATATGATGTTTCGCAGGTTACCATTCCCTGGGATAG
The Sphingobacterium spiritivorum genome window above contains:
- a CDS encoding PorP/SprF family type IX secretion system membrane protein — protein: MNLKKIISGTLSLLCVSLALGQQYIDPALSGSFGKMLNPSYNALLKGGEGDAALLYRYQWAGVDGAPKSIWFNGNIAVGNRGIALGVNFKQFKIGVERSTEASANFTKTLQISDEEYIGLGVNLGYTQQRGDYSSLDPGDPAFQTEQYGTLLYGLSASLVRPDRYYVGVSMPRSIFGSKESNYVRQFGRDNTFYVSSGVIFDLDNQMYIRPSLLASYRPVTGVQFDGTVMLFFHEKFGIGGGYRQRGDLMGMAEFNLGRLRVAYSYQQNLKNSDLNRYIANSTHELGLSVRFGNQSRSRL
- a CDS encoding MgtC/SapB family protein gives rise to the protein MNTLDFTIRLALSLLLGASIGFERQWRQKSAGLRTNTLVSLGSTAFILLSVSIGGDATGRVASYIISGIGFLGAGVIMKDGMSVQGLNTAATIWCSAAIGSLVGVGLYREAIILSFFVVLIHLLMRPLGQRIGQSHFIKSSLIQTDYRFSIICRAEVENHIRILLLQQLGNHEKLLLKSLSSDDYEDPQKAIITAEIHAASQQDSIMERVASLLTIEEKVTKVSWEIIGTQSDL
- the mgtA gene encoding magnesium-translocating P-type ATPase, with the protein product MKNKNIIVPKKANETFSRSGMNEGTAIKLHNIARQEDQFIYAMMESSAEGITSATAKDRTQRFGKNVVQHDRAPSWLKQLIQAFANPFILILLVIALISFVLDIWMALPEERDYKTVIVVFTMMMISVLMRFVQEYRSNRAAEQLKSMVKTTATVLRKYSGKHERLIEELVPGDVIFLSAGDMIPADCRILHCKDLFVSEAMLTGEALPVEKNWLPVQHADKCSPIEISNICFMGTNVISGSASAIVVATGGSTYFGTISKTIVGERPETAFDKGVNKVSFLLIRFMLVMVPVIFLINGVLKGDWMNALLFAVAVAVGLTPEMLPMIVTANLAKGALNMSKRKVIVKRLNAIQNIGAMDILCTDKTGTLTMDKIVLEKHLNVYGAEDDEVLKWAYLNSFHQMGLKNLLDKAVLEHVELHDYLKVEEHYVKIDEIPFDFQRRRMSVVLKNANGSHLLICKGAVEEMLSLCTHTFDPGEDRSIHREQDNVVAMNDTMRKQVLRTARELNEDGLRVLLVAIREFDGNHPLTYAVEDENKLILTGFIGFLDPPKPSAAPSIKALQELGIAIKVLTGDNDIVTRKICREVGIPIRNIMLGDELDLLSAEELKIQVDDISVFAKLSPMQKVRVVQVLREKGHTVGFMGDGINDAAALKESDVGISVDTAVDIAKESADIILLEKDLTILRKGVIYGRRTFGNIVKYIKMTASSNFGNMFSMLGASAFLPFLPMLPVQLLVQNLLYDVSQVTIPWDSMDKDFLAKPKKWDARGLQRFMLYIGPISSVFDFITFAVLFYVFKANSPAHQSLFQSGWFVEGLLSQTLIIHMIRTRKIPFIQSWATAPVVAMTSLVIALGMLIPFLPIASALGMQPLPWTYFPWLIGILFSYCLLTQVVKNWYIRRFKEWL